From one Reyranella humidisoli genomic stretch:
- the tmk gene encoding dTMP kinase, with the protein MSDDAGGLFITLEGGEGAGKSTQVARLKALIETRGHKCIATREPGGAPGAEMIRKLLVEGPAERWDGVTEALLHFAARREHLRTTVLPAIGQGTWVVSDRFADSTMAYQGYGHGIDRAMLGTLYDVAVGDFRPDLTLILDLPVETGLQRAASRRGTETRYESLPREFHERVRKGFLDIAEADPARCAVIDATAGIDDIARAIEAALDKHLGA; encoded by the coding sequence GTGAGCGATGACGCCGGCGGCCTCTTCATTACGCTGGAAGGCGGAGAAGGGGCCGGCAAGTCGACCCAGGTCGCCCGCCTCAAGGCGCTGATCGAGACGCGCGGACACAAGTGCATCGCCACGCGCGAGCCTGGCGGCGCGCCGGGCGCCGAGATGATCCGCAAGCTGCTGGTCGAGGGACCGGCCGAGCGCTGGGACGGTGTGACCGAGGCGCTGCTGCACTTCGCGGCGCGCCGCGAGCATCTGCGCACGACGGTTCTGCCCGCCATCGGGCAAGGCACCTGGGTCGTCTCCGACCGCTTCGCCGACTCCACCATGGCCTATCAGGGCTACGGCCACGGCATCGACCGCGCGATGCTGGGCACGCTCTACGACGTGGCCGTCGGCGACTTCCGGCCCGACCTGACGCTGATCCTCGACCTGCCGGTCGAGACCGGGCTGCAGCGTGCTGCGTCTCGCCGCGGCACCGAGACACGCTATGAATCGCTGCCGCGGGAATTCCACGAGCGCGTGCGCAAGGGTTTCCTCGACATCGCCGAAGCCGATCCCGCGCGCTGCGCCGTGATCGACGCGACGGCCGGCATTGACGACATCGCGCGCGCGATCGAGGCGGCGCTCGACAAGCATCTCGGGGCCTGA
- a CDS encoding DNA polymerase III subunit delta', translating to MARGKTPSDPAELEKLEWPYGWPPPWRNDRLVGHDQAEKTLLAAQKSGRLHHAWLMTGPRGIGKATLAWRFARFLLAGQDQGGLFGGGPESLDVSRDAPGRNLIDARSHPDLFHLRRALNHDTGRIRAEIAVDDVRGLGEFMHMTPAMGKWRVAIVDSADEMNRNSANAVLKILEEPPPNAVVLIVSHAPGRLLPTIRSRCRRLTLQPLKDDTVVKLLGDYAPETKDEERRALALLAEGSIGRALELAGAGSLELYREMVEVLATLPDLDMPRLHAFAERFAKRGEEANADWRALNYLFDGWLKGLVRQAALTTEAAAVVPMEVGLRARLLGAASVDRWMDASDEVGRLFSRADAVNLDRKQTVMGSFLKLQGAAR from the coding sequence GTGGCGCGAGGCAAGACGCCCTCGGATCCGGCCGAACTGGAAAAGCTCGAATGGCCATATGGCTGGCCGCCGCCGTGGCGCAACGACCGGCTTGTCGGCCACGACCAGGCCGAGAAGACGCTGCTGGCGGCGCAGAAGAGCGGGCGGCTGCACCATGCCTGGCTGATGACGGGCCCGCGCGGCATCGGCAAGGCCACGCTGGCCTGGCGCTTCGCGCGCTTCCTGCTGGCGGGCCAGGACCAGGGCGGGCTGTTCGGCGGTGGGCCCGAGAGCCTCGACGTGTCGCGCGACGCGCCGGGCCGTAATCTGATCGACGCGCGCTCGCATCCCGATCTCTTCCATCTGCGTCGCGCGCTCAATCACGACACCGGCCGCATTCGTGCCGAGATCGCCGTCGACGACGTGCGCGGGCTCGGCGAGTTCATGCACATGACGCCGGCGATGGGAAAGTGGCGCGTTGCCATCGTCGACTCGGCCGACGAGATGAACCGCAACAGCGCCAATGCTGTGCTGAAGATCCTCGAGGAGCCGCCGCCCAACGCGGTGGTGCTGATCGTCTCCCACGCGCCGGGCCGCCTGCTGCCGACCATCCGCTCGCGTTGCCGCAGGCTGACGCTGCAGCCACTCAAGGACGATACGGTCGTGAAGCTGCTGGGCGATTATGCGCCGGAGACGAAAGACGAGGAGAGGAGGGCGCTGGCCCTTCTCGCCGAGGGCAGCATCGGCCGTGCGCTGGAACTGGCGGGTGCGGGCAGCCTCGAACTCTATCGCGAGATGGTCGAGGTGCTGGCGACCCTGCCCGACCTCGACATGCCGAGGCTGCACGCCTTCGCCGAGCGCTTCGCCAAGCGCGGCGAGGAGGCCAACGCCGACTGGCGCGCCCTGAACTACCTGTTCGACGGCTGGCTCAAGGGGTTGGTGCGCCAGGCCGCGCTCACGACGGAAGCTGCAGCCGTCGTGCCGATGGAGGTGGGCCTCCGCGCGCGCCTGCTCGGCGCTGCGAGCGTCGATCGCTGGATGGACGCGTCAGACGAGGTCGGGCGGCTCTTTTCGCGCGCCGACGCGGTCAATCTCGACCGCAAGCAGACCGTGATGGGCAGCTTTCTGAAGCTCCAGGGTGCGGCGCGCTGA
- a CDS encoding lytic murein transglycosylase: MITRRLLCAGAALAPFPLAFPAAAQTSGPRFPPAFLEGIRQEALRAGVDRGTIDAALADIREVPRVMEQARNQPEFKMSWETYRDRVVSTERVARGRALLAENRATIERFAGPAGLPPSVAVALWGIESNYGTRLGDFEVVEALATLVHNNFRAKFFREQLIAALKIVSQGHIGLHAMKGSWAGAMGQCQFIPTSFIAYAADGDGDGRKDIWTNKVDVFASIVNYLRKVGWRPGLRWGDEIPPGAQGGAGTRIVRPAGAGGPAYATTENFKVILRWNQSDFFALAVGLLSDRIAA, from the coding sequence ATGATCACCCGCAGACTCCTGTGCGCCGGCGCGGCGCTCGCCCCGTTTCCCCTGGCATTTCCCGCCGCCGCTCAGACGTCGGGGCCGCGCTTTCCGCCGGCCTTCCTCGAGGGGATCCGCCAGGAGGCGCTGCGGGCCGGCGTCGACCGCGGCACGATCGACGCGGCGCTGGCCGACATCCGCGAGGTTCCGCGGGTGATGGAGCAGGCGCGCAACCAGCCCGAGTTCAAGATGAGCTGGGAGACCTACCGCGACCGCGTCGTCTCCACCGAGCGGGTGGCCCGCGGCCGTGCCCTGCTGGCGGAGAACCGCGCCACGATCGAGCGCTTCGCCGGGCCGGCCGGATTGCCGCCGTCGGTCGCCGTCGCGCTGTGGGGTATCGAGAGCAACTACGGCACCCGGCTGGGCGACTTCGAAGTGGTCGAGGCGCTGGCCACGCTGGTGCACAACAACTTCCGCGCCAAGTTCTTCCGCGAGCAGCTGATCGCGGCGCTCAAGATCGTGTCGCAAGGCCATATCGGGCTGCACGCGATGAAGGGCTCGTGGGCCGGCGCGATGGGCCAGTGCCAGTTCATCCCGACCAGCTTCATCGCCTACGCCGCCGACGGCGACGGCGACGGCCGCAAGGACATCTGGACCAACAAGGTCGATGTATTCGCCTCGATCGTGAACTACCTCCGGAAAGTGGGCTGGCGACCGGGCCTGCGCTGGGGCGACGAGATCCCGCCCGGAGCGCAGGGCGGGGCCGGAACGCGCATTGTGCGACCGGCGGGGGCCGGCGGACCGGCCTATGCCACGACCGAGAACTTCAAGGTCATCCTGCGCTGGAACCAGTCGGACTTCTTCGCTCTCGCCGTGGGGCTCCTGTCGGACCGGATCGCCGCCTGA
- a CDS encoding D-alanyl-D-alanine carboxypeptidase family protein: protein MSLLTDLRALVAMLAVASFAGLPAVVHAQQDPPKRPAQQQKPPAKPKPPAATPKAAAPAAAAPAALKVEQLPPSQVGIGTLARHAFMVDPQTSTVLLFKDAETPMPPSSMSKMMTIFILFDELAAGRLKLDTRFRVSEKARNMGGSRMFLELGSEATVEDLIKGIIILSGNDACVVVAEGLAGSEEAFAERMNKRAREIGMTRTVFKNSSGWPAEGQYTTARDLAVLGWRSIDDYPQYYKYYAETNWTYNNIRQENRNRLLKTVAGTDGLKTGHTEEGGYGQTTSAVRDGRRLILVVNGLASMAERAQETARLMEWGYRESTNTTVFRAGDTVVEAPVWLGAQDKVPLVIPKAVQITMPTGQTASPRVVARFDGPISAPIVKGTKLGTAVVTLPDNRTVEYPLEAGADVARMGVFGRVATMIQHYMFGWLS, encoded by the coding sequence GTGTCGTTGCTGACTGATCTGCGCGCCCTCGTCGCGATGCTGGCCGTCGCCAGTTTCGCGGGTCTCCCGGCGGTGGTCCATGCCCAGCAGGATCCGCCTAAGCGGCCGGCCCAGCAGCAGAAGCCGCCGGCCAAGCCCAAGCCGCCCGCCGCGACGCCGAAGGCGGCCGCACCGGCCGCCGCCGCCCCAGCCGCCCTTAAGGTCGAGCAGCTACCACCCTCGCAGGTCGGCATCGGCACGCTGGCGCGCCACGCCTTCATGGTCGATCCGCAGACCTCGACGGTGCTCCTGTTCAAGGACGCCGAGACGCCGATGCCGCCGTCGTCGATGTCGAAGATGATGACCATCTTCATCCTCTTCGACGAACTGGCGGCCGGCCGGCTGAAGCTCGACACGCGTTTCCGCGTCAGCGAGAAGGCGCGCAACATGGGCGGCTCGCGCATGTTCCTCGAACTGGGCAGCGAGGCCACGGTCGAGGACCTGATCAAGGGCATCATCATCCTGTCGGGCAACGATGCCTGCGTCGTGGTGGCCGAGGGACTGGCCGGTTCGGAGGAGGCTTTCGCCGAGCGCATGAACAAGCGCGCGAGAGAGATCGGCATGACGCGGACGGTGTTCAAGAATTCGTCGGGCTGGCCGGCCGAAGGCCAGTACACGACGGCGCGCGATCTCGCGGTGCTGGGCTGGCGGTCGATCGACGACTACCCGCAGTACTACAAGTACTATGCGGAGACGAATTGGACCTACAACAACATCCGCCAGGAGAACCGCAACCGGCTGCTCAAGACCGTGGCGGGCACCGACGGTCTCAAGACGGGACACACCGAGGAGGGGGGCTACGGCCAGACCACGTCGGCGGTGCGCGACGGACGCCGCCTGATCCTGGTGGTCAACGGCCTTGCCTCGATGGCCGAGCGCGCGCAGGAAACCGCGCGCCTGATGGAGTGGGGCTATCGCGAATCGACCAACACGACGGTGTTCCGGGCCGGCGACACGGTGGTCGAGGCGCCGGTCTGGCTGGGCGCGCAGGACAAGGTGCCGTTGGTCATCCCGAAGGCCGTGCAGATCACGATGCCGACCGGCCAGACCGCCTCGCCGCGCGTCGTTGCGCGCTTCGACGGTCCGATCTCGGCCCCGATCGTCAAGGGCACGAAGCTCGGCACCGCGGTCGTCACGCTGCCCGACAACCGAACGGTGGAGTATCCGCTCGAGGCCGGCGCCGACGTGGCCCGCATGGGCGTGTTCGGCCGCGTCGCCACGATGATCCAGCACTACATGTTCGGCTGGCTGTCGTGA
- the metG gene encoding methionine--tRNA ligase, protein MSGNRTYYVTTPIYYVNDVPHIGHAYTTLACDVLARFKRLDGCDVHFLTGTDEHGQKIETAAAAAGLPPQAFTDKVSQSFRDLIGVMNYSPDNFIRTTEPRHYAACQALWKKLVEAGDIYEGKYAGWYSVRDETYFVEGETEVGADNKRRATSTGAEVQWVEEPSYFFRLSAWADRLIEFYEKNPSFIGPDSRRNEVLSFVKGGLQDLSVSRTSFSWGIPVPGDEKHIMYVWLDALTNYITECGYPDQTNPLWKYWPANLHMVGKDIIRFHCVFWPAFLMAADLPPPQRVFAHGWWTNEGQKISKSLGNVIDPVELVKTYGLDQVRYFLLREVPFGNDGDFSRRALIGRMNADLANAYGNLCQRVLSIVAKNCGEQVPPRGDLVDADTALLDRARGLLAIVRAELDEQAFHKALTSIWEVIADANRYVDAQAPWALAKTDPVRRDMVLWVLAETIRRVTLLVQPFMPDSTARILDQLAVPPEKRVFAAFDQELVSGTALPPPQGVFPRFIEPAAPAAPAKPAKAPKAPKQPKVAG, encoded by the coding sequence ATGTCGGGCAACCGCACCTACTACGTCACCACGCCGATCTACTACGTCAACGACGTGCCCCACATCGGGCATGCCTACACGACGCTCGCCTGTGACGTGCTCGCTCGCTTCAAGCGGCTCGACGGCTGTGACGTCCATTTCCTGACCGGGACCGACGAGCACGGCCAGAAGATCGAGACCGCCGCCGCCGCCGCGGGCCTGCCGCCGCAGGCCTTCACCGACAAGGTGAGCCAGTCGTTCCGCGACCTGATCGGCGTGATGAACTACAGCCCCGACAACTTCATCCGCACGACCGAGCCGCGCCACTACGCGGCCTGCCAGGCGCTGTGGAAGAAGCTGGTCGAGGCAGGCGACATCTACGAAGGCAAGTATGCCGGCTGGTACTCGGTGCGCGACGAAACCTATTTCGTCGAGGGCGAGACCGAGGTCGGCGCCGACAACAAGCGTCGCGCCACCTCGACCGGCGCCGAGGTGCAGTGGGTCGAGGAGCCGTCGTATTTCTTCCGGCTCTCGGCCTGGGCCGACCGGCTGATCGAGTTCTACGAGAAGAACCCTTCGTTCATCGGTCCTGACAGCCGGCGCAACGAGGTGCTGAGCTTCGTGAAGGGCGGCCTGCAGGACCTCTCGGTGTCGCGCACCAGCTTCTCCTGGGGCATCCCGGTGCCCGGCGACGAGAAGCACATCATGTACGTGTGGCTGGACGCTCTCACCAACTACATCACCGAGTGCGGCTACCCCGACCAGACCAACCCGCTGTGGAAGTACTGGCCGGCCAACCTCCATATGGTCGGCAAGGACATCATCCGCTTCCATTGCGTGTTCTGGCCGGCCTTCCTGATGGCCGCGGACCTGCCGCCGCCGCAGCGCGTCTTCGCTCACGGCTGGTGGACCAACGAAGGCCAGAAGATCTCGAAGTCGCTGGGCAACGTTATCGATCCCGTCGAGCTGGTGAAGACCTACGGGCTCGACCAGGTGCGCTACTTCCTGTTGCGCGAGGTACCGTTCGGCAACGACGGCGACTTCTCGCGCCGCGCCCTGATCGGCCGCATGAACGCCGACCTCGCCAACGCCTACGGCAATCTCTGCCAGCGCGTGCTGTCGATCGTCGCCAAGAACTGCGGCGAGCAGGTTCCGCCCAGGGGTGACCTGGTCGACGCCGACACCGCGCTGCTCGACCGCGCGCGCGGGCTGCTGGCCATCGTGCGCGCCGAGCTCGACGAGCAGGCCTTCCACAAGGCGCTGACCTCGATCTGGGAAGTGATCGCCGACGCCAACCGCTATGTCGACGCGCAGGCGCCGTGGGCGCTGGCCAAGACCGATCCGGTGCGGCGCGACATGGTCCTGTGGGTGCTGGCCGAGACCATCCGGCGCGTCACCCTGCTGGTGCAGCCCTTCATGCCCGACTCGACGGCGAGGATCCTGGACCAGCTCGCTGTGCCGCCCGAGAAGCGCGTCTTTGCGGCCTTCGACCAGGAGCTGGTCTCCGGCACGGCTCTGCCGCCGCCGCAGGGCGTCTTCCCGCGCTTCATCGAGCCGGCGGCGCCCGCCGCGCCGGCCAAACCCGCTAAGGCTCCCAAGGCACCGAAGCAGCCGAAGGTCGCCGGCTGA
- the mazG gene encoding nucleoside triphosphate pyrophosphohydrolase, with translation MTSGKPTPESLPKEPLPRLLAVMAWLRDRQHGCPWDIDQTFRTIAPYTIEEAYEVADAIERDDLPALKEELGDLLLQVVYHSQIASEAKAFGFDDVAAAIADKMVDRHPHVFGDLDIKTADAQTVSWEARKAAERAAKAASDGSAAAEASAGALDGVARALPALMRAEKIQKRAARVGFDWATIGPVIDKIEEELHELRAELEAGKVEQAKVADELGDVLFAVANLARHCKVDPEVALRATNDKFEKRFRHIERRLAEAGRKPADASLEEMETLWQEAKSKA, from the coding sequence ATGACTTCAGGCAAACCCACCCCGGAATCCCTGCCCAAGGAACCGCTGCCGCGGCTGCTCGCGGTGATGGCCTGGCTGCGCGACCGCCAGCATGGTTGCCCCTGGGACATCGACCAGACCTTTCGCACCATCGCGCCGTACACGATCGAGGAAGCCTACGAGGTCGCCGACGCCATCGAGCGAGACGACCTCCCGGCGCTCAAGGAAGAACTCGGCGACCTGCTGCTCCAGGTCGTCTATCACAGCCAGATCGCCAGCGAGGCCAAGGCGTTCGGCTTCGACGACGTGGCGGCCGCGATCGCAGACAAGATGGTCGATCGCCATCCACACGTCTTCGGCGACCTCGACATCAAGACCGCCGACGCCCAGACGGTATCCTGGGAGGCCCGCAAGGCCGCCGAACGGGCGGCCAAGGCCGCCAGCGACGGCAGCGCGGCGGCAGAGGCTTCGGCCGGCGCCCTCGATGGGGTGGCGCGCGCCCTTCCCGCCCTGATGCGCGCCGAGAAGATCCAGAAGCGTGCCGCCCGGGTCGGCTTCGACTGGGCCACGATCGGCCCGGTCATCGACAAGATCGAGGAAGAATTGCACGAGTTGCGCGCCGAGCTCGAGGCCGGAAAGGTCGAACAGGCCAAGGTCGCCGACGAACTGGGCGATGTCCTGTTCGCGGTCGCGAATCTTGCCCGGCACTGCAAGGTCGATCCCGAGGTCGCACTCCGGGCCACTAACGACAAGTTCGAGAAGCGCTTCCGCCATATCGAGCGCCGGCTGGCCGAAGCTGGCCGCAAGCCGGCCGACGCCAGTCTCGAGGAAATGGAGACGCTCTGGCAGGAAGCCAAGTCGAAGGCTTGA
- a CDS encoding septal ring lytic transglycosylase RlpA family protein — translation MASVAACGSSNKGGGSGASGSVAQSGTYKIGKPYKIDGITYTPQETFTLTETGVASWYGPGFHGKSTANGERYDQADRTAAHRTLQMPAVVRVTNLDNGLSTVVRVNDRGPFARSRVIDLSRTAAQEIDMIGKGTARVRIDQLSTESTTVKEIALGGGGPAEQQQALAQLASGKRAPAASPAPAPAPVPAAPPPQVMVAQQAAYEPPPAPPAPAQTVQASPPRGNGTPFPAPQSASGAVPPTIASLSTAAPAPQPASGASGFFVQVGAFSTQENAERQRGAVRSYGNPEVSQRSANGRDVYRVRLGPYTTSDAAGIVADRLKRSGYGDARVVAD, via the coding sequence ATGGCGTCCGTCGCGGCCTGCGGATCGTCGAACAAGGGCGGGGGAAGCGGGGCGAGCGGGAGCGTCGCCCAGAGCGGCACCTACAAGATCGGCAAGCCCTACAAGATCGACGGCATCACCTATACGCCGCAGGAGACCTTCACCCTCACCGAGACCGGAGTCGCTTCGTGGTACGGGCCGGGCTTCCACGGCAAGTCGACGGCCAATGGCGAGCGCTACGACCAGGCCGACCGCACGGCCGCCCATCGCACGCTGCAGATGCCGGCGGTGGTGCGGGTCACCAACCTCGACAACGGCCTGAGCACGGTCGTCCGCGTCAACGATCGTGGCCCGTTCGCACGCAGCCGCGTGATCGACCTGTCGCGCACGGCGGCGCAGGAAATCGACATGATCGGCAAGGGCACGGCGCGGGTCCGCATCGACCAGCTCTCGACCGAGAGCACGACGGTGAAGGAGATCGCCCTGGGTGGCGGCGGTCCTGCCGAGCAGCAGCAGGCGCTGGCCCAGCTCGCGAGCGGCAAGCGCGCGCCCGCCGCCTCACCGGCTCCCGCGCCAGCGCCCGTACCGGCCGCTCCACCGCCGCAGGTCATGGTCGCCCAGCAGGCGGCCTACGAACCGCCGCCTGCGCCGCCGGCTCCCGCACAGACCGTGCAGGCGAGCCCACCGCGCGGAAACGGCACGCCGTTTCCCGCGCCCCAGTCGGCCTCGGGCGCGGTGCCGCCGACCATCGCCTCGCTCTCGACTGCGGCGCCCGCGCCCCAACCCGCGTCCGGGGCCAGCGGCTTCTTCGTGCAGGTCGGCGCCTTCTCGACGCAGGAGAATGCCGAGCGCCAGCGCGGCGCCGTCCGCAGCTACGGCAATCCCGAGGTTTCGCAGCGGTCCGCCAACGGACGCGATGTTTATCGCGTGCGGCTGGGGCCCTATACCACTTCCGATGCGGCCGGCATTGTCGCCGACCGGCTCAAGCGTTCAGGCTATGGGGATGCCCGTGTCGTTGCTGACTGA
- a CDS encoding inositol monophosphatase family protein, with translation MLDAGASQRVAELMRETAAAELLPRFRNLSKEDVRQKRPGDIVTVADEAAEQRLASGLAKILPGVPVVGEEAVEKDPGLLDLIARPGEACWIVDPLDGTSNFAAGRDRFAIIVCLVQDRAAIAGWILDVPRDRLAVAHRGEGVTFDGAAVRGQPADAPLNGFVGYKIAKAFDEQLSPGHRSRLGQITTLRCAGAEYLEILAGRADFSLYRMTKPWDHAAGTLMMREAGGGAVQFGSGPYMPAQPIHAGLIAASTEEALTEARTLLEASNMPLLARPS, from the coding sequence ATGCTCGACGCCGGCGCCTCCCAGCGGGTCGCCGAACTCATGCGCGAGACGGCGGCGGCCGAGCTGCTGCCCCGTTTCCGCAATCTTTCGAAGGAAGACGTCCGGCAAAAGCGGCCGGGCGACATCGTCACCGTTGCCGACGAAGCGGCCGAGCAGCGGCTGGCTTCCGGGCTGGCAAAAATCCTGCCCGGCGTGCCGGTCGTGGGCGAGGAGGCCGTCGAGAAGGATCCGGGCCTTCTCGACCTGATCGCCCGGCCGGGTGAGGCCTGCTGGATCGTCGATCCGCTCGACGGCACCTCGAATTTCGCCGCGGGCCGCGACCGCTTCGCCATCATTGTCTGCCTGGTGCAGGACAGGGCCGCAATCGCGGGCTGGATCCTCGACGTGCCGCGCGACCGCCTGGCTGTCGCGCATCGGGGCGAAGGCGTCACCTTCGACGGCGCCGCCGTGCGCGGCCAGCCGGCCGATGCGCCGCTGAACGGCTTCGTCGGCTACAAGATCGCCAAGGCCTTCGACGAGCAGTTGAGCCCCGGACACCGTTCACGACTGGGCCAGATCACCACGCTGCGCTGCGCCGGCGCCGAATACCTTGAAATTCTCGCGGGGCGCGCAGATTTTAGCCTGTACCGTATGACCAAACCGTGGGATCACGCGGCCGGCACGCTGATGATGCGTGAAGCCGGCGGCGGCGCCGTCCAGTTCGGCAGCGGTCCCTACATGCCGGCCCAGCCAATCCACGCCGGACTGATCGCGGCTTCCACCGAGGAGGCGCTGACCGAGGCGAGGACGCTCCTCGAAGCCTCGAACATGCCGCTGCTGGCACGGCCCTCGTAG
- a CDS encoding TatD family hydrolase, with translation MLIDSHCHLDFPELTSDESGVLARARTAGVGGMLTIGTRLDQFERVRAIAERHDNIWCSVGVHPHEAKEEGQRTPDRLIEAARHPKVVGIGETGLDFFYEHSPRAEQAESFRAHIAAARQTGLPLIVHTRDADAETGDILEEEYAKGAFPGLIHCFSSGRSVAERAMAMGLYVSISGIVTFKAAEDLRTIVRDLPLDRLLVETDAPYLAPIPKRGKTNEPAFVAHTAAKVAELKGVSLAELEAATTDNFFRLFTKAERSRCV, from the coding sequence ATGCTGATCGACAGCCACTGCCATCTCGACTTCCCGGAGCTGACCTCCGACGAGAGCGGCGTGCTGGCCCGCGCCCGTACGGCGGGCGTGGGCGGCATGCTGACCATCGGCACGCGGCTCGACCAGTTCGAGCGGGTGAGGGCGATCGCCGAGCGGCACGACAATATCTGGTGCTCGGTCGGCGTCCATCCGCACGAGGCGAAGGAGGAGGGGCAACGCACCCCCGACCGGCTGATCGAAGCTGCCCGCCATCCCAAGGTGGTCGGCATCGGCGAGACCGGCCTCGACTTCTTCTACGAGCACAGCCCGCGTGCCGAGCAGGCCGAGAGCTTCCGCGCGCATATTGCGGCAGCGCGCCAGACCGGCCTGCCGCTGATCGTCCATACGCGCGACGCCGACGCCGAGACCGGCGACATCCTGGAGGAGGAATACGCCAAGGGTGCCTTTCCCGGCCTGATCCACTGTTTCAGCTCGGGCCGCTCCGTCGCCGAGCGCGCGATGGCGATGGGTCTCTACGTGTCGATCTCGGGCATCGTGACCTTCAAGGCCGCCGAGGATCTGCGCACCATCGTGCGCGACCTGCCGCTGGACCGGCTGCTGGTCGAGACCGACGCTCCGTACCTCGCGCCGATCCCCAAGCGCGGCAAGACCAATGAGCCGGCCTTTGTCGCCCACACGGCCGCCAAGGTTGCCGAACTGAAGGGCGTCAGCCTGGCCGAACTGGAGGCCGCGACGACCGACAATTTCTTCCGGCTGTTCACCAAGGCGGAGCGTTCCCGGTGCGTGTGA
- a CDS encoding co-chaperone GroES gives MKFKPLHDRILLKPVAAETRTKGGLIIPDTAQEKPMQGKVVAVGKGRRLEDGRLQELGVKVGDTVLYGKWSGTEVKLAGEDHVILKEEDLFGVAG, from the coding sequence ATGAAATTCAAGCCCTTGCACGATCGTATTCTGCTGAAGCCGGTGGCCGCCGAGACCCGCACCAAGGGCGGGCTCATCATTCCCGACACGGCCCAGGAAAAGCCGATGCAGGGCAAGGTCGTCGCGGTCGGCAAGGGCCGCCGCCTCGAGGACGGCCGCCTGCAGGAGCTGGGCGTCAAGGTCGGCGACACGGTCCTGTACGGCAAGTGGTCGGGCACCGAGGTCAAGCTCGCCGGCGAAGACCACGTGATCTTGAAGGAAGAGGACCTGTTCGGCGTCGCCGGCTGA
- a CDS encoding MBL fold metallo-hydrolase: MRVTILGCGTSAGVPRPGGKGGKGEWGAANPGNPRNRRRRCSILVQDQGQTVLVDTSPDVRSQLLDAEVERVDAVIWTHDHADQVHGIDDLRPYALRQGQIESWSDARTHAVLLRRFGYCFQAEGSGFYNPIYQHTVIEGPFTAAGLPVVPFLQDHGTIPSLGFRFGGLGYANDVVALPEESLALLEGVEVLIVDAMRYRPHPTHAHLDRALEWIERLKPRRAFLTNMHVDMDYAEVDRTTPDHVTPCHDGLQIDL; the protein is encoded by the coding sequence GTGCGTGTGACCATCCTGGGCTGCGGCACCTCCGCGGGCGTTCCGCGGCCAGGCGGCAAGGGCGGGAAGGGCGAGTGGGGGGCGGCCAACCCGGGCAACCCGCGCAACCGGCGCCGGCGCTGCTCGATCCTCGTCCAGGACCAGGGCCAGACGGTGCTGGTCGACACCTCGCCCGACGTCCGCAGCCAGCTCCTCGACGCCGAGGTCGAGCGGGTCGACGCGGTGATCTGGACCCACGACCATGCCGATCAGGTCCACGGTATCGACGACCTGCGGCCTTATGCGCTGCGCCAGGGCCAGATCGAATCGTGGTCGGATGCGCGCACCCATGCGGTGCTGCTCCGGCGGTTCGGCTACTGTTTCCAGGCCGAGGGCTCGGGATTCTACAATCCGATCTATCAGCATACGGTGATCGAGGGCCCCTTCACGGCCGCCGGCCTTCCCGTTGTGCCGTTCCTCCAGGATCACGGCACCATCCCGTCGTTGGGCTTCCGCTTTGGCGGTTTGGGATACGCCAACGACGTGGTGGCGCTGCCGGAGGAATCGCTGGCGCTGCTGGAGGGCGTCGAGGTGCTGATCGTCGACGCCATGCGCTACCGGCCGCACCCGACGCATGCCCATCTCGACCGGGCGCTGGAATGGATCGAACGGCTGAAGCCGCGCCGGGCCTTCTTGACCAACATGCATGTCGATATGGACTATGCGGAAGTCGACCGGACGACGCCGGACCACGTGACGCCTTGCCATGACGGTCTCCAGATCGATCTCTAG